A stretch of DNA from Anaerolineales bacterium:
TAGGAGGGTTCATTCTAGCACAACCTAACCTGTTACCGCAACCGAATCCCATCCCTTGAAACAAAGGAGAAGTTATGCGCAAGAAGGTCATCCTCATCACTGGCGTTTCAGGCGAAATCGGGCAAGCGCTGGTAAATAGCCTGGTCAAACAAACCGATTTGCCCATCATCGCCCTGGATATTGCTCCAATCCCTGAAGCACTTCATTCCTTGGTGATCCCCATGCAAGGCGATATCATGGATAAATCCCTGTTATCACGCCTGGTCAGTGAATATGAAGTCGACACAATCTATCACCTGGCTGCCCTGCTATCCACCCGGAGTGAATTTACCCCCGAGGCAGCCCATAAAGTGAATGTTGAAGGCACCCTGGGCCTCTTGAATCTGGCGGCTGAACAATCCGATTGGAGAGACGAGCCGGTAAAATTCATCTTTCCCAGCTCGATCGCCGCATATGGCCTTCCCGACCTTGACACCAAGACGACCTATACCCGTGTGCGAGAATGGGAATGGAACAACCCGCGCACTATGTATGGCTGTAATAAGTTGTACTGCGAGCAGCTGGGAATTTACTACAGTAAGTACTACCGCCAGCTGGCAGCTGACCTGCCAGTCATGTTGGATTTCCGCTGCTTACGTTTCCCTGGCTTAATTAGTGCCTTCACTGCACCCAGCGGAGGAACCAGTGATTACGGTCCTGAAATGCTGCACCATGCTGCACAAGATAAACCATACGCTTGCTTCGTACGTGAGGATGTCCGCATCCCCTTCATGGTCATGCCCGATGCAGTCAAATCGATATTAATGCTGACCAATGCTCCAAAATCGGCCCTCAAGCATTCAGTGTACAATGTGACCAGCTTCAGCTTATCCGCTGCTGAATTCCGCGACTGGGTGTTGAAATATTTTCCCAACGCTCAGATTACCTTTCAACCTGATGTAAAACGCCAGGCGATTGTCGATTCGTGGCCAGCTGACCTGGACGACAGTGCTGCTCGCCGCAATTGGGCCTGGCAACCGGATTATGATGCCGTCCGCTCCTTCGATGAATACCTGGTGCCCAACATCCGCCAGAGATACCAGGCAAAATAGGCTTTGTGGCTAGTTTAAAATATACAGGATTTTGTGGACAACCTGTGTAAAGATGATCAGTGAGCCTTCTCTTCCCCATCCTGGTTTGATCGTGCTATTCGGCTCAGGTGAGACCTCCCCTACCGGGCGCAAGATCTTTGAAGGCATCATGCAGAAGCTGCCCCGATCTCCACGATTAGTGCTGCTTGAAACGCCCGCCGGTTTCGAACTCAATTCTTCCCGGGTAATCGGCCGGGTGGGAGAATTTTTCAGCCATCGCCTGCAAAACCACGCTCCATGTGTTGAAATCATCCCTGCCCGTAAACGCGGTACGGCTTACAGTCCCGACAACCCCCAGGTCGTTTCACCCCTCTTAGACGCTGACCTGATTTTCATGGGGCCGGGTAGTCCTTCATATGCGATCCGGCAGCTACGTGACAGCCTGGCATGGCAATATCTGATTGCACGTCACCGCCTGGGTGCTGTGCTGGCTTTAGCCAGTGCAGCAACAGTGGCGATCAGTGCCTGTGCTCTACCTGTATATGAAATTTACAAGGTGGGTGAAGAACTCCACTGGATCGATGGATTGGATCTTTTCAGCCTGTATGGTCTGCGGCTTGTTTTTGTTCCCCATTGGAATAATCAGGAGGGGGGTGCAGAGCTGGATACCAGCCGGTGTTTCATGGGGCAAATGCGCTTCATGCAGCTGATGGAGATGCTCCCAGACGATATGACCATCATCGGCCTGGATGAGAAAACCGCCCTCATTATGGATCCTGCGAACTGCGAGTGCCACGTTAGAGGTTTGGGTAAGGTCACACTGATCCATACGGGTCATAAACATGCTCCCGATAGCATGAGCGCTTCCCAGAATCCCGCTTCGATGTTAAGAGGGACAGATGAAGACCTGGTGATCATCGCCAACCAACGCCATGGGCATTTTCACCAATATGAAGATGAGGATACTTTCCCCATGGATGAAATTGGGCAGTTCCATGCGTTCCATCCGGAAACCAACCTTCCCAGTGAGATCTGGCAAAAAGCTCTTCAGTCGGCAAATGACAAGCGGGGGGCCTCAATTCCGATCCCTCCACTTGAAGTCCTATCCATGGTCGAAGCACGGCAGGTGGCACGCCAGAGAGGGGAATGGGCTCAGGCGGATAGCATCCGCCTGCAGGTGGAAAAACTGGGCTGGAAGATCGTTGATACCAGGGATGGCCCGCAAATCGAAAAGGTATCGTGACCTAAACCATAATTACAACTAGAGGTGTGCCAATGTCGAATTCGTTGAAGATTGGCTATATCGGCCTCGGGCTGATGGGAAAATCCATTGCCCGGAATATCCTGAATGCAAATTTCCCATTGACAGTACACAACCGCAGCCAGGCTGCAGTGGCAGAGCTGGTCAACGAAGGCGCACAGGCAGCCAACTCACCCAGAGAAGTTGCTTCTCAGGTGGATATCGTCTTTACCAACCTGCCCGATACCCCCGATGTAGAGCTAGTTGCCCTGGGGGAAAACGGGATCATCCATGGGGCTCATCCGGGCCTGATTTACGTAGATAATTCGACTATTAAACCTGCATCTGCCCGGCAAATTGCTGCAGTCATGGCCCAAAAAGGTGTGCAATGCCTGGATGCACCCGTCAGTGGTGGCGATATCGGTGCCCGTCAGGGGACGCTGGCCATCATGGTCGGCGGTCCTGCCGAAGCCCTTGAAACCGTGCGGCCTGTTTTCGCCGCAATGGGAAAAACTGTCACCCACGTAGGGGAAGCGGGTGCGGGGCAGATTGCCAAGGCAGCCAACCAGATTATGGTGGCAGCCCAGATGGTGGCCATGGCAGAGCTGTTGATTTTCTCCAAAAAAGCAGGTGCAGACCCGCAAAAAGTGGTGGAGGCGATTAAGGGAGGTGCCGCTCAATGTTGGACATTGGATGTTAAGCCACCTCGCCTCTTCAACGGCAACCGCAGCCCAGGGTTTAAAGCACATATGCAAGCAAAAGACCTCAATATTATTATGGAGACTGCCCAAGCGTATGGAATCCCATTGCCTTCTACTGCGGTAGCTACCCAGCTCTATAATGCCATGCTGCAGCTGGATATGGCCAATCTCGATAACTCAGCTGTGATCGGGGTAATTGAGCTGCTTTCCAATGTAAGGTTGCTCGAATGAAAACGCAGTTAAAGAATCTGCTAAATCGCATTCCCTGGCATGCCGGTAGTGAAGCCGATCCGGAGACGTTTATCGTGATAGACCAGGCTTGTGAGGTATTTGGAGAAGGATTTCACCCACTCAAGCCATAGCCTGTCTCCTCAGATTTTATCAGTGCCCTTTCTCATGCATATGGTTATAGATCATCGTTTTACAAATCAATAGAGATATGCAACGGAAAATCTAATCCTGCGTATACAGGTTTAGATAACCAGACAGGAGCACGAAGTGAATATGCTAGAACCTGAGTTACTCGATCAGGTGATCCAAGGTAATCAAGAGGCATTCACCCACCTGGTTGAGACCTACCAGAAACCAGTGTTCAACCTGTGTTATCGGATGTTGGCTGATGCAGATGAGGCTGAGGATGTGGCCCAGGAGACTTTCTTGCGGGTATATCGGAATATCAAAAATTATGATACCAATCGCCCGTTTTCAACCTGGCTGCTTTCGATCGCAGCCCACTCGTGCATCGACCTGCTGCGGAAAAGACGCATGCTGATCCTCTCACTGGACTCAACACCTTATCTCGACCCTGCCGATGGCTCAGCTGGCCCGGAAGGGATGTTTTTCCTCAAGGAGGATCAACGCAGGGTGCAGGCTCTATTAACCACACTCAACCCGCATGACCGGGCAGCAGTGGTCATGTATTACTGGTATGACTTTTCTTACGAAGAGATCGCCAGCAGCCTCTCGCTGACCACCAGCGCCGTAAAGAGCCGACTGCACCGTGCCAGGTTAAGCATGGCCCAGACCTGGTCGAAACCAAACGGCACGAGTTATGTGCCAGAAAGGAATCCACATGAATCATCAGCCTTTTAGGGAATGGCTGCTGTCTGAGGAGACTCTTTCAGCTGAACAGGATCAATCCTTACGAGAACATCTCGCAACTTGCGAGGCATGCAATCAGATACAGGCATCCTGGATGGAATTGGAATTCATCATCAAGGATGCCCCACAGGTGGAGCCAATGCCTGGCTTCACCCGCCGGTGGCAAGCGCATCTTGAAGAATATCAGGCCCAACAACTGGCCCGCCGGGGTTGGGTCTCGATCGGATTGACCGCTCTCATCGCCGGCATATTGGTAGCTTTATTAATTTTTGAAGTCTGGACATTGATCCAGGATCCAGGTCCGTTCGTCATCGTATGGCTCGATCGTGTGGTTTCAATATTTGCCAATTACTTCGTCTTACAGAATCTAATTAAGTCTATACACTGGTTTAATCCAGGAATGGTCTTTTTGGGTATGATCTTCCTGGTAGGTATGATCAGCTTCATGAGTGTCTTGTGGTTATCCACATATAGAAAACTAAGTCTTGTCTGGAGGGTAGAATGAAACACATCAATCTCAAGTTAGTATCCGCAACCTTGTTAGCCGTGCTCCTGTTGGGAGTATTCCCTGTTACAGCATTCGCAGCCACACCGAAGGATTTGGTAGTCGGCAATAATTACACGCTGGAAAGTGGGAAAATCCTTAACAATGATCTGCTCGTGCTGGGTGGTAATGTCGACTTGCAGAAGGACTCCATCGTGACTGGCAGCGTGATCATCTTCGGTGGAAATTGCACTGCAGCAGGCACGATC
This window harbors:
- a CDS encoding epimerase — translated: MRKKVILITGVSGEIGQALVNSLVKQTDLPIIALDIAPIPEALHSLVIPMQGDIMDKSLLSRLVSEYEVDTIYHLAALLSTRSEFTPEAAHKVNVEGTLGLLNLAAEQSDWRDEPVKFIFPSSIAAYGLPDLDTKTTYTRVREWEWNNPRTMYGCNKLYCEQLGIYYSKYYRQLAADLPVMLDFRCLRFPGLISAFTAPSGGTSDYGPEMLHHAAQDKPYACFVREDVRIPFMVMPDAVKSILMLTNAPKSALKHSVYNVTSFSLSAAEFRDWVLKYFPNAQITFQPDVKRQAIVDSWPADLDDSAARRNWAWQPDYDAVRSFDEYLVPNIRQRYQAK
- a CDS encoding 2-hydroxy-3-oxopropionate reductase — translated: MSNSLKIGYIGLGLMGKSIARNILNANFPLTVHNRSQAAVAELVNEGAQAANSPREVASQVDIVFTNLPDTPDVELVALGENGIIHGAHPGLIYVDNSTIKPASARQIAAVMAQKGVQCLDAPVSGGDIGARQGTLAIMVGGPAEALETVRPVFAAMGKTVTHVGEAGAGQIAKAANQIMVAAQMVAMAELLIFSKKAGADPQKVVEAIKGGAAQCWTLDVKPPRLFNGNRSPGFKAHMQAKDLNIIMETAQAYGIPLPSTAVATQLYNAMLQLDMANLDNSAVIGVIELLSNVRLLE
- a CDS encoding RNA polymerase subunit sigma-24, which gives rise to MLEPELLDQVIQGNQEAFTHLVETYQKPVFNLCYRMLADADEAEDVAQETFLRVYRNIKNYDTNRPFSTWLLSIAAHSCIDLLRKRRMLILSLDSTPYLDPADGSAGPEGMFFLKEDQRRVQALLTTLNPHDRAAVVMYYWYDFSYEEIASSLSLTTSAVKSRLHRARLSMAQTWSKPNGTSYVPERNPHESSAF